One window of the Brevibacterium limosum genome contains the following:
- a CDS encoding ANTAR domain-containing response regulator yields MLSNSEESTSDESVPVRRVVVAEDEAVIRLDIVEMLREVGYDVVGEAADGESAIRLAEELRPDLVVMDIKMPILDGISAAERIARARIAPVVLLTAFSQKELVERARDAGAMAYVVKPFTSADLIPALEIALSRHAEISSLESEISDLTERFETRKLVERAKSLLQTSMGLSEPEAFRWIQKTSMDRRLTMREVAETVLKQIGTKK; encoded by the coding sequence GTGCTTTCAAACAGCGAAGAATCAACTTCAGATGAGTCCGTGCCGGTCCGCCGCGTAGTCGTGGCCGAAGACGAGGCCGTGATTCGTCTCGATATCGTAGAAATGCTCCGCGAGGTCGGCTACGACGTCGTCGGTGAGGCCGCGGACGGCGAATCCGCCATCCGCCTGGCCGAGGAGCTGCGCCCGGACCTCGTCGTCATGGACATCAAGATGCCCATCCTCGACGGAATCTCCGCGGCCGAGCGCATCGCCCGGGCCCGCATCGCCCCGGTCGTGCTGCTCACCGCCTTCTCGCAGAAGGAGCTCGTCGAGCGTGCCCGCGACGCCGGTGCCATGGCCTATGTCGTCAAGCCGTTCACCTCGGCCGACCTCATCCCGGCCCTGGAGATCGCCCTCTCGCGGCATGCCGAGATCAGCTCGCTCGAGTCCGAGATCTCCGATCTCACCGAACGCTTCGAGACCCGCAAGCTCGTCGAGCGCGCGAAGAGCCTGCTGCAGACCTCCATGGGTCTGAGCGAGCCCGAAGCCTTCCGCTGGATCCAGAAGACCTCGATGGACCGTCGCCTGACGATGCGTGAGGTCGCTGAGACCGTGCTCAAGCAGATCGGCACGAAGAAGTAA
- a CDS encoding PaaI family thioesterase: MLRPDVSLTAHTTPEEIDTLLEQLRSPGSGGELAERMGIEFVGLTPDHVVATAPVVGNRQPMGLFHGGGHVVLAESLASMHSYLLSGGKNVVGVDLNATHLRAARDGVVTGRAEVLHQGRTIVSHEVKMTDETGRLLSIVRITNMILGTKPRG; encoded by the coding sequence ATGCTGCGTCCCGACGTGTCCCTGACCGCTCACACCACACCTGAGGAGATCGACACGCTGCTCGAGCAGCTGCGCTCGCCGGGCTCCGGAGGTGAGTTGGCCGAGAGGATGGGAATCGAGTTCGTCGGACTCACCCCAGATCATGTCGTCGCCACGGCTCCGGTCGTCGGCAATCGGCAGCCGATGGGTCTCTTCCACGGAGGCGGCCACGTCGTTCTCGCCGAGTCGCTGGCTTCGATGCATTCCTATCTGCTCTCCGGAGGCAAGAACGTCGTCGGCGTCGACCTCAACGCCACTCATCTGCGTGCCGCCCGTGACGGTGTGGTCACCGGTCGCGCCGAGGTGCTCCATCAGGGACGCACGATCGTCTCCCACGAGGTGAAGATGACCGACGAGACGGGGCGGCTGCTCTCGATCGTGCGGATCACGAACATGATCCTGGGGACCAAGCCGAGGGGCTGA
- the polA gene encoding DNA polymerase I encodes MSHSNESLLLIDGHSLAYRAFHALPVENFSTSTGQTTNAIYGFISMLINVLRDEEPSHVAVAFDLGRQTFRLEDYPEYKAGRAKTPPEFHPQIDLIKDIVTAMGIRVVTKEGFEADDALATMAKMGTEAGLFVEVMSGDKDSFQLASDRVTILYPKRGVSDLNRMTPAAVEEKYGVSPANYRGLAALVGEKADNLPGVPGVGDKTAAKWLTAHGDLPGVIENADKIGGKVGEKLRDHIAEVERNYRLNRLLDDVDLGLKFDDLTWGDGDPAELSSLFDQLEFQALGRRLAAIFPEAGADSEPVPARETAIETVDIDTLLTKITDHDVLALDSDASFELGHGQARILAVSAEPGQAWVVDLAEAGQTSVSNLGSALGGHPLILHSSKLQIKAWASMGLSVADIAGDTALAAYLLVPDARSYELGQIAADRAGIDLGEPESDSGQLALDLDSDSAVTTHGQRAAALLEVHDVLAKAVDDANMTQVYRDIELPLVPVLARMEATGIAVDEDGLSNLIGEFTKQAEASAQEAYDAIGHEVNLGSPKQLQAVLFDELDMPKTKRTKTGYTTDADALAELFVKTEHPFLQHLLAYRDSTKLKQTVVGLRGSVADDGRIHTTYQQTVAATGRLSSLDPNLQNIPVRTESGRRIRNIFIADPEVADGTLLTADYSQIEMRIMAHLSGDAALIQAFKEGEDLHSYVGSKVFGVGIDEVDSEMRSKVKAMSYGLVYGLSAYGLSRQLAIGVDEAKALMEQYFERFGAVKDYLDDIVEQARAKGFTETIMGRRRYLPALHSDRRQLRDMAERAALNAPIQGSAADIMKIAMLKVASRLEELRSPMLLQVHDEIIVDVRDDEIDEVKTVVTEEMGSAFELDVPLDVNVGTGRSWHAAAH; translated from the coding sequence GTGAGTCACTCAAACGAATCCCTCCTGCTCATCGACGGACACTCCCTGGCGTACCGGGCCTTCCACGCCCTGCCGGTGGAGAACTTCTCCACCAGCACCGGCCAGACGACGAACGCCATCTACGGCTTCATCTCCATGCTCATCAACGTCCTCCGCGACGAAGAGCCCAGCCATGTGGCCGTGGCCTTCGACCTCGGACGGCAGACCTTCCGCCTCGAGGACTACCCCGAGTACAAGGCGGGCCGGGCGAAGACTCCGCCCGAGTTCCACCCGCAGATCGACCTCATCAAGGACATCGTCACGGCGATGGGCATCAGGGTCGTGACGAAGGAGGGCTTCGAAGCCGACGACGCCCTGGCCACCATGGCGAAGATGGGCACCGAGGCCGGCTTGTTCGTCGAGGTGATGAGCGGTGACAAGGACTCGTTCCAGCTCGCCTCCGACCGGGTGACGATCCTCTACCCCAAACGCGGAGTCAGCGATCTCAATCGGATGACTCCGGCCGCGGTCGAGGAGAAGTACGGGGTGAGCCCTGCGAACTACCGCGGACTGGCCGCGCTCGTCGGTGAGAAGGCCGACAACCTGCCCGGCGTGCCCGGGGTCGGCGACAAGACTGCCGCGAAATGGCTGACCGCCCACGGTGACCTGCCCGGTGTAATCGAGAACGCCGACAAGATCGGCGGCAAGGTCGGGGAGAAGCTGCGCGACCATATCGCCGAGGTGGAGCGGAACTATCGACTCAACCGCCTCCTCGACGACGTCGATCTGGGGTTGAAGTTCGACGACCTGACCTGGGGCGACGGCGACCCGGCGGAACTGTCGAGCCTGTTCGACCAGCTCGAGTTCCAGGCTCTCGGCAGACGCCTGGCCGCGATCTTCCCCGAAGCCGGTGCCGATTCCGAACCGGTGCCGGCGCGGGAGACGGCCATCGAGACCGTCGACATCGACACTCTGCTGACCAAGATCACCGACCACGATGTGCTGGCACTCGATTCCGATGCGTCCTTCGAGCTCGGCCACGGTCAGGCCCGGATCCTCGCCGTCTCCGCCGAACCAGGTCAGGCCTGGGTCGTCGACCTCGCCGAGGCGGGGCAGACGTCCGTCAGCAATCTCGGTTCAGCACTGGGCGGACATCCGCTCATCCTCCACAGCTCGAAGCTGCAGATCAAAGCTTGGGCGTCGATGGGACTGTCAGTGGCCGATATCGCCGGGGACACGGCTCTCGCCGCCTACCTCCTCGTCCCCGATGCCCGCTCCTACGAACTCGGGCAGATCGCCGCCGACCGCGCCGGAATCGACCTCGGCGAACCCGAATCCGATTCCGGGCAGCTCGCCCTCGACCTCGATTCGGACAGTGCGGTGACCACACACGGTCAGCGGGCCGCCGCTCTGCTCGAAGTCCATGATGTGCTGGCCAAGGCGGTCGACGACGCGAACATGACTCAGGTCTACCGCGACATCGAACTGCCGCTCGTGCCCGTGCTCGCGCGGATGGAAGCCACCGGGATCGCCGTCGACGAGGACGGCCTGTCGAACCTCATCGGCGAATTCACGAAACAGGCCGAAGCCAGCGCTCAGGAGGCCTACGACGCGATCGGCCACGAGGTGAACCTCGGTTCGCCCAAGCAGCTGCAGGCCGTGCTCTTCGATGAGCTCGATATGCCCAAGACCAAGCGGACGAAGACCGGTTACACGACCGACGCGGACGCCTTGGCAGAGCTGTTCGTGAAGACCGAACATCCCTTCCTCCAGCATCTGCTGGCCTACCGGGATTCGACGAAGCTCAAACAGACCGTCGTCGGTCTGCGGGGGTCTGTCGCCGACGATGGGCGCATCCACACCACCTACCAGCAGACAGTGGCCGCCACCGGCCGGCTCTCGTCGCTAGACCCGAACCTGCAGAACATCCCGGTGCGGACCGAATCGGGACGCCGCATCCGCAATATCTTCATCGCCGACCCCGAGGTGGCTGACGGGACCCTGCTCACCGCGGACTATTCGCAGATCGAAATGCGGATCATGGCCCACCTGTCCGGTGACGCCGCACTCATCCAGGCGTTCAAGGAGGGCGAGGACCTCCACTCCTATGTCGGTTCGAAGGTCTTCGGAGTCGGCATCGACGAAGTGGACTCCGAGATGCGTTCGAAGGTCAAGGCGATGTCCTACGGGCTGGTCTACGGCCTCTCCGCCTATGGGCTCTCTCGGCAGCTGGCGATCGGCGTCGACGAGGCCAAGGCGCTGATGGAGCAGTACTTCGAACGCTTCGGAGCCGTCAAGGACTACCTCGACGACATCGTCGAGCAGGCTCGCGCCAAGGGGTTCACGGAGACCATCATGGGCCGTCGTCGTTATCTGCCGGCGCTGCACAGCGACCGCCGTCAGCTGCGGGACATGGCCGAGCGCGCCGCACTCAACGCGCCGATCCAGGGTTCGGCCGCCGACATCATGAAGATCGCCATGCTCAAGGTCGCCTCGCGGCTGGAGGAACTGCGGTCACCGATGCTGCTGCAGGTCCATGACGAGATCATCGTCGACGTTCGAGACGATGAGATCGACGAGGTGAAGACGGTCGTCACGGAGGAGATGGGCTCGGCGTTCGAACTCGATGTGCCCTTGGACGTCAACGTCGGCACCGGCCGTTCCTGGCACGCCGCCGCCCACTGA
- a CDS encoding class I SAM-dependent methyltransferase, translated as MSEGTDGAEVISGGYLPIDEEASVRANRSYWDNSAEEYLAEHGTFLGASDFIWCPEGIHESDVRLLGDVTRKQVLEVGCGAGQCSRWLAEQGAITTGVDVSAGMLEQASRLQREHPLSTEATPPTFLLADARQLPFASNSFDGAFSSYGALPFVKDAEVVFAEVARVLRSGGQWIFSTTHPMRWMFPDVPGEAGLTVEYSYFDRTPYVELSSNGQPVYAEHHRTMSDWVRLLVEAGFTIDSVTEPEWPEENRTAWGGWSPLRGALMPGTVIFSTTLNKD; from the coding sequence ATGAGCGAAGGAACTGACGGAGCCGAGGTCATCAGCGGTGGCTATCTCCCGATCGACGAAGAGGCTTCTGTCCGGGCCAATCGCAGCTACTGGGACAACTCGGCCGAGGAGTATCTGGCCGAGCACGGCACGTTCCTGGGCGCGTCGGATTTCATCTGGTGTCCGGAAGGAATTCACGAATCCGACGTGCGCCTCCTCGGCGATGTCACCAGGAAGCAGGTGCTCGAGGTCGGCTGCGGTGCCGGTCAGTGCTCCCGGTGGCTGGCCGAGCAGGGAGCGATCACCACAGGCGTCGATGTCTCGGCCGGAATGCTCGAGCAGGCTTCGCGTCTGCAGCGCGAACATCCCCTGAGCACCGAGGCGACTCCCCCGACGTTCCTCCTCGCCGATGCCCGGCAGCTGCCGTTCGCGTCGAACAGCTTCGACGGCGCGTTCTCCTCCTATGGCGCCCTGCCCTTCGTCAAGGACGCGGAGGTCGTCTTCGCCGAGGTGGCTCGGGTGCTGCGCAGCGGCGGACAGTGGATCTTCTCGACGACTCACCCGATGCGGTGGATGTTCCCCGATGTTCCGGGTGAAGCCGGGCTGACCGTCGAGTATTCGTATTTCGATCGCACCCCGTACGTCGAGCTGTCCTCGAACGGTCAGCCCGTCTACGCCGAACATCACCGGACGATGAGCGACTGGGTGCGACTGCTGGTCGAGGCAGGCTTCACGATCGATTCGGTGACCGAACCCGAATGGCCCGAGGAGAATCGGACCGCCTGGGGCGGCTGGTCGCCGTTGCGCGGAGCGCTCATGCCCGGCACCGTGATCTTCTCCACCACCCTGAACAAGGACTGA
- the rpsA gene encoding 30S ribosomal protein S1, with amino-acid sequence MTTTTPESVQPKQVAVNDIGTAEDFLAAVDETIKYFNDGDIVEGEVVKVDRDEVLVDIGYKTEGVILARELSIKHDVDPGEVVEVGDEIEALVLQKEDKEGRLMLSKKRAQYERAWGDIEKIKEDDGVVTGTVIEVVKGGLIVDIGLRGFLPASLVEMRRVRDLAPYIGQQVEAKIIELDKNRNNVVLSRRAWLEQTQSAVRHDFLQTLQKGQVRPGVVSSIVNFGAFVDLGGVDGLVHVSELSWKHIDHPGEVVTVGDEVTVEVLDVDMDRERVSLSLKATQEDPWQHFARTHVIGQIVPGKVTKLVPFGAFVRVEDGIEGLVHISELAVRHVDLPEQVVSVEETIYVKVIDIDLERRRISLSLKQANEGVDPEAEEFLDPALYGMPQEYDEDGNYKYPEGFDPETNEWVEGYEAQRETWEQQYAAAQERWEEHKKQVAKAIAADAEASAADAVGSADAAPATGSFSSEEANDEGTLASDEALAALREKLAGS; translated from the coding sequence ATGACCACCACCACGCCGGAATCGGTGCAGCCGAAGCAGGTCGCTGTCAACGACATCGGAACCGCTGAGGATTTCCTCGCCGCCGTCGATGAGACCATCAAGTACTTCAACGATGGCGACATCGTTGAGGGCGAAGTCGTCAAGGTCGACCGTGACGAAGTCCTCGTCGACATCGGATACAAGACGGAAGGCGTCATCCTCGCACGTGAGCTTTCCATCAAGCACGATGTCGATCCCGGCGAAGTCGTCGAGGTCGGGGACGAGATCGAAGCCCTCGTTCTTCAGAAGGAAGACAAAGAGGGCCGTCTCATGCTCTCCAAGAAGCGGGCTCAGTACGAGCGTGCCTGGGGCGACATCGAGAAGATCAAGGAAGACGACGGCGTTGTCACCGGCACCGTCATCGAGGTCGTCAAGGGCGGCCTGATCGTCGACATCGGACTGCGCGGCTTCCTGCCCGCGTCCCTGGTCGAAATGCGCCGCGTCCGCGACCTCGCCCCTTACATCGGCCAGCAGGTCGAAGCCAAGATCATCGAGCTCGACAAGAACCGCAACAACGTGGTCCTGTCGCGCCGTGCCTGGCTCGAGCAGACCCAGTCGGCCGTCCGTCACGACTTCCTGCAGACCCTGCAGAAGGGCCAGGTCCGTCCTGGTGTCGTGTCCTCCATCGTCAACTTCGGTGCGTTCGTCGACCTCGGTGGTGTCGACGGACTCGTCCACGTCTCCGAACTGTCCTGGAAGCACATCGATCACCCGGGTGAGGTCGTCACCGTGGGCGACGAGGTCACCGTCGAGGTCCTCGACGTCGACATGGACCGTGAGCGCGTCTCGCTGTCGCTCAAGGCCACTCAGGAAGATCCGTGGCAGCACTTCGCTCGCACGCACGTCATCGGACAGATCGTGCCGGGCAAGGTCACCAAGCTCGTTCCGTTCGGTGCATTCGTGCGCGTCGAAGACGGCATCGAAGGCCTCGTCCACATCTCCGAGCTGGCCGTGCGCCACGTGGATCTGCCCGAGCAGGTCGTCTCGGTCGAGGAGACCATCTACGTCAAGGTCATCGACATCGACCTCGAACGCCGCCGCATCTCGCTGTCGCTGAAGCAGGCGAACGAGGGCGTCGACCCCGAGGCCGAAGAGTTCCTCGACCCCGCTCTCTACGGCATGCCGCAGGAGTACGACGAGGACGGCAACTACAAGTACCCCGAGGGCTTCGACCCCGAGACCAACGAATGGGTCGAGGGCTACGAGGCTCAGCGCGAGACCTGGGAGCAGCAGTACGCCGCCGCTCAGGAACGCTGGGAAGAGCACAAGAAGCAGGTCGCCAAGGCCATCGCAGCGGACGCCGAGGCTTCCGCAGCCGATGCCGTCGGTTCTGCCGATGCCGCTCCGGCCACCGGATCGTTCTCCTCCGAAGAGGCGAACGACGAGGGCACCCTGGCCAGCGACGAAGCTCTCGCAGCCCTGCGTGAGAAGCTTGCAGGCAGCTGA